The Calditrichota bacterium genome includes a window with the following:
- a CDS encoding SemiSWEET transporter, translating to MITILGLVAAGLTTISFLPQAIKTIQTKNTNDLSLGMYSVLVSGVILWLIYGLIIGNLPIIFSNGVTLIFTSTILFLIIKYKNRSSQLKKDRNTKTDPAT from the coding sequence ATGATTACAATACTTGGGTTAGTCGCAGCAGGTTTAACTACCATCTCTTTTTTACCGCAAGCAATAAAAACCATCCAGACAAAAAACACCAATGATTTATCACTGGGAATGTATTCAGTTTTAGTAAGCGGTGTTATTCTATGGCTAATTTACGGGCTTATAATTGGAAATTTGCCCATAATCTTTTCAAACGGTGTAACTTTGATTTTTACTTCAACGATACTCTTTCTCATTATCAAATATAAAAATCGTAGTTCCCAACTAAAAAAGGATAGAAATACAAAAACCGATCCAGCTACATAA
- a CDS encoding NAD(P)H-binding protein, with protein sequence MSIKKVCIVGASGKLGQYMVQHALEKGYEVVGVCREKSVNKLDKFKGRITIIPGATNDRDVIKKAVSGCDGVLVVLIPWGVQQYSSGTAQAVLDFAQPGARLIFSCGWHITMDGKDIYSWSFKSLLKVFGVFGRFFRLVELDDQVEAFKRIFASKTRWTAVRGSSLEEGESEGLPMWSRHIGDPILKSDITRRIDFALFMVSALENDTLIHEAPAIVSCKAHSALENKVEK encoded by the coding sequence ATGAGTATAAAAAAAGTTTGTATCGTTGGAGCATCCGGCAAGCTTGGGCAATACATGGTGCAACACGCGCTTGAAAAGGGTTATGAAGTTGTTGGCGTTTGCCGTGAAAAAAGTGTTAATAAGCTGGATAAGTTTAAAGGTCGTATCACCATAATTCCCGGAGCAACGAATGACCGCGACGTTATCAAAAAAGCTGTTTCCGGATGTGATGGTGTGCTCGTGGTGTTGATACCTTGGGGCGTTCAGCAATATTCTTCCGGAACAGCCCAGGCCGTTCTTGATTTTGCACAACCCGGGGCGCGTTTAATATTCTCCTGTGGTTGGCATATCACCATGGATGGCAAGGATATTTACTCATGGAGTTTCAAATCCTTATTAAAAGTCTTTGGTGTATTCGGGCGTTTTTTTCGCCTAGTAGAACTTGATGATCAGGTCGAAGCTTTCAAGCGTATTTTTGCCAGTAAAACACGCTGGACTGCAGTACGTGGCAGCAGTCTTGAAGAAGGTGAAAGTGAGGGTTTACCCATGTGGAGCCGGCACATTGGCGACCCTATTTTAAAAAGTGATATTACCCGCCGTATAGATTTTGCCCTGTTTATGGTATCCGCTCTGGAAAATGACACGCTTATTCATGAAGCTCCGGCAATTGTCAGTTGTAAGGCGCATTCTGCACTTGAAAACAAAGTTGAGAAATAA
- a CDS encoding helix-turn-helix transcriptional regulator — MKNSLKIWRAKKDITQQQLSDAVELSRQTINSIEKGKFVPSVMTALKLARYFETTVDEIFVLDEDTQ; from the coding sequence ATAAAAAATAGTCTAAAAATATGGCGCGCAAAAAAGGATATTACTCAGCAACAGCTTTCCGATGCGGTCGAGCTAAGCCGGCAGACAATCAATTCTATTGAAAAAGGAAAATTTGTACCATCAGTAATGACGGCGCTCAAATTGGCCCGCTATTTTGAAACAACCGTGGATGAGATATTTGTTCTTGATGAGGACACTCAATAA